One Formosa sp. Hel3_A1_48 genomic window, TCGCATCTTTTTAGTTAGAATCAGATTAGCTTTCTTACCCCTAGTTATACTACCGTACTGTTCTGAAATTCCCATCGCATAAGCTCCATTAATACTGGCTGCGTTGATGGCTTCTTCAGGCGTCATATTCATTTTAATACAAGCTAAACTTACTACAAAATTCATGTTTCCACTAGGTGAAGAGCCAGGGTTGTAATCACTAGCTAATGCTAGGGGGAGCCCAGCGTTTATAAGTTCTCGCGCAGGGGTGTAGGGGATGCCCAAGAAAAATGAACAGCCTGGTAAAGCAACAGGCATTGTTTCGGAGTTTTTAAGCGCTACAATGTCTTTATCCTCAAGTTGCTCCAAATGATCTACAGTCAAGGCATTGAAATCAACTGCAAGCTTTACACCTCCAAATGTATTAAATTGATTAACGTGGATTTTTGATTTTAGATTGTAATTCTTAGCTGCCGTTAAAATACGTTTTGTGTCTACTAGATCGAAGTATCCTTTTTCACAAAAAACATCGATAAAATCTGTTAAATTTTCTTGACTAATTTTAGGCAGCATTTCATTGATTATTAAATCAACATAAGCTACTTTGTTGGTTTTGTATTGTTCAGGAACAGCATGTGCACCTAAAAAAGTTGACTTTATTTTTAACTCTGAATGATGTTTAATGCTTCGAATGACGCGTAACATTTTCAATTCAGCATCCGTAGTCAATCCGTAGCCAGATTTGATTTCTAGCGCGCCTGTACCTAAGCGGATTAGCTTTTCAATTCGATCAATAGACTGTTCAAAAAGATCATCTTCAGAAGTGTTTTGAAGGGTTTTAGCAGAGTTTAAAATACCTCCACCACGTTTTGCAATCTCTTCGTAACTCAATCCATTAATGCGATCTACAAACTCTTGACTGCGATTTCCGGCATACACTACATGAGAATGACTATCGCACCAACACGGTAATATCAATCGGTCGGTTGCATCAATGATTTCATCACCATTTTGAGCTCTAAAATTTGTCATTGAGCCAAAATCTGATATACAATCGTTTTGTACAATCAAAAAAGCATTGTTGATTTTCGGTAGGGTTTTCATCGCATCACCAGCTACGCTTTTTTGTCCTTGGGGGCGGACTTGAAGCAATTCTCGAATATTGATAAAAACAGTGCGCATCGTTTTAGTTAAAGCTGCCTGTCATGTCTTCGGGCTTTACCCAAGCATCGTATTCTTCGGCGGTGACATAGCCTAAATTAATGGCTTCCTCGCGAAGCGTAGTGCCATTCTCGTGCGCTGTATTAGCTATTTCAGCTGCTTTATAATACCCGATTTTGGTATTCAAAGCTGTTACTAACATCAATGAGTTGTTGAGCAATCTTTTGATCACTTTATGGTTGGGTTCAATTCCTGATGCACAGTGTAGTTCAAAACTCGCGCAAGCATCTCCTATGAGTTGTGCAGATTGTAGAAGATTGGCAGCCATCATCGGTTTGAAAACATTCAATTCGTAGTGGCCTTGTGCGCCGCCCACAGCAATAGCCATATCATTGCCCATAACTTGAGCACAAACCATGGTTAGTGCCTCGCATTGAGTAGGGTTTACTTTTCCTGGCATTATTGAACTTCCAGGCTCGTTTGCAGGAATGGTTATTTCTCCAATCCCGGAGCGAGGACCAGAAGCCATCAAACGTATATCATTTGCAATTTTATTGAGTGAAACCGCCAATTGTTTTAATGCACCATGGCTTTCCACTACAGCATCATGTGCTGCTAAAGCTTCAAACTTATTCTTAGCTGTAATAAATGGGAGTCCTGTAAATTTTGCAATATATTTTGCGACCATTACATCATAACCTTTGGGCGTATTAAGGCCAGTCCCTACTGCTGTTCCCCCAAGAGCCAATTCGCTTAGGTGCTCCAAGGTATTTTTCAGAGCCTTAAGACCATGGTCTAGCTGAGAAACATAGCCTGAAAATTCTTGTCCAAGTGTTAGCGGTGTTGCATCCATAAGGTGAGTTCGTCCAATTTTTACAACGTTTTTAAAATCTTCAGATTTTTGGCGTAGTGTATTTCGAAGTTGCTCTACACCAGGTATTGTTACTTCTATGATTTTTTTGTAACCCGCAATATGCATTCCGGTTGGGAACGTATCGTTAGACGATTGCGATTTGTTTACATCGTCATTGGGTTGAATCGTTTTTTCGCCCTCTCCAATTGTTTTCCCAGCCAATTGGTGTGCTCTATTAGCGATAACTTCGTTTACATTCATATTGCTTTGTGTGCCAGACCCTGTTTGCCAAATAACCAATGGAAATTGATCGTCGTGTTTGCCTTCCAAAATTTCGTCACAAGCTTTAGCAATCAAATCGCGTTTTTCAGAAGATAAAGTTCCAAGATCACAATTGGTGTATGCAGCGGCCTTTTTTAGATAGGCAAATCCGTATACCAAC contains:
- the hutI gene encoding imidazolonepropionase, whose protein sequence is MRTVFINIRELLQVRPQGQKSVAGDAMKTLPKINNAFLIVQNDCISDFGSMTNFRAQNGDEIIDATDRLILPCWCDSHSHVVYAGNRSQEFVDRINGLSYEEIAKRGGGILNSAKTLQNTSEDDLFEQSIDRIEKLIRLGTGALEIKSGYGLTTDAELKMLRVIRSIKHHSELKIKSTFLGAHAVPEQYKTNKVAYVDLIINEMLPKISQENLTDFIDVFCEKGYFDLVDTKRILTAAKNYNLKSKIHVNQFNTFGGVKLAVDFNALTVDHLEQLEDKDIVALKNSETMPVALPGCSFFLGIPYTPARELINAGLPLALASDYNPGSSPSGNMNFVVSLACIKMNMTPEEAINAASINGAYAMGISEQYGSITRGKKANLILTKKMRSYNQIPYEFGNNPVHNVMLNGQFIE
- the fumC gene encoding class II fumarate hydratase; protein product: MKYRIEKDTMGAVNVPADKLWGAQTERSRNNFKIGPSGSMPIELVYGFAYLKKAAAYTNCDLGTLSSEKRDLIAKACDEILEGKHDDQFPLVIWQTGSGTQSNMNVNEVIANRAHQLAGKTIGEGEKTIQPNDDVNKSQSSNDTFPTGMHIAGYKKIIEVTIPGVEQLRNTLRQKSEDFKNVVKIGRTHLMDATPLTLGQEFSGYVSQLDHGLKALKNTLEHLSELALGGTAVGTGLNTPKGYDVMVAKYIAKFTGLPFITAKNKFEALAAHDAVVESHGALKQLAVSLNKIANDIRLMASGPRSGIGEITIPANEPGSSIMPGKVNPTQCEALTMVCAQVMGNDMAIAVGGAQGHYELNVFKPMMAANLLQSAQLIGDACASFELHCASGIEPNHKVIKRLLNNSLMLVTALNTKIGYYKAAEIANTAHENGTTLREEAINLGYVTAEEYDAWVKPEDMTGSFN